The uncultured Sphaerochaeta sp. genome includes the window TCCTTCTTCTTTGGAAGGGTGATGGTCAAGACACCGTCGGCAAACTCGCCTTCAATATTTCCTTCATCAATATCCTCGGGAAGACTGAAGGAACGCTCAAACTTCTTGAAGTATCGCTCACGAACCAGGTTCTTCTGCTTTTCATCAGCACTCTTCAGGCTCTGCTTGTCACTGCTGATCTTCAGGACATGTTTCTCGATATTGACCCTGACCTCTTCCTGTTTATACCCAGCAAGCTCAGCCTCGATCACATATGCTTTCTCGGTTTCATAGATATCTACTGGGGGAATTTTGCTTCGATTGGTGCCCCAGTCAGCCCAAAGGTCATTGAATAAGGAATCGAATTCCGAAACAGGGTTGCTGTTATTGTACGTTACATAATATTTCATGTTGACACCTCCATGTGGTCATTGTGTTTCATTTTGTTACACAAAGTATAATGCAATCAACGTGCCAACTTTTTAATTCATTCACATATTTTCATATAATAAATTTATAATTCCTTATATTGTATTTATTTATTAAATTTTTTTCAAATCTGCAATGTCTATCATAGATGCTCCCATAATCGACTACTTTTACTTACATTGAGTCATATTGACACAAAAGGGTCGAAAAGGCCCTCTTGTTGTCACCATCTGACACAATCCTTAGGAAAAATAGCGCACAGCACCCCAAAACAACCCAGCATCAGGAACTGAAGAAGTATTTGTGTAGAGCCGGCTTACAATCCTTTCGCTGTGAGCCATCCGTCCAAAGACCTTACCATCCTGGCTGCTTATCCCTTCAATAGCCCACAAAGATCCATTGGGTGCAAGGGGCTTGCCTCTCTCATCGACATACTGCGTTGCAATCTGTCCATGTATCTCGAGTCTTTTCAGTGTCTCAATCGGTGCGAAGAAATTTCCTTCC containing:
- a CDS encoding Hsp20/alpha crystallin family protein codes for the protein MKYYVTYNNSNPVSEFDSLFNDLWADWGTNRSKIPPVDIYETEKAYVIEAELAGYKQEEVRVNIEKHVLKISSDKQSLKSADEKQKNLVRERYFKKFERSFSLPEDIDEGNIEGEFADGVLTITLPKKKEVLPKTIEVKIK